A stretch of Acidovorax sp. RAC01 DNA encodes these proteins:
- a CDS encoding LuxR C-terminal-related transcriptional regulator — MLPYALILDDHPLVAQGVAAFVRARLPSLEVVVAAQAEAAREILALRGAPSIALVDYWIAHDTTLDLVTDLRARFPATPVAVMSGDDDPAVVAQVRAAGAHGFIHKQEPPEVVAQAVEALLGGLAWFQPLPHPASPVRSREIPVSPAELGLSTRQGEILALVLQGFPNKRIAREYDLSESTVKEHMTAILQRLGARTRVEVITQLRGRRLVLPPAPAD, encoded by the coding sequence ATGCTCCCGTACGCACTCATCCTGGACGATCACCCGCTGGTAGCGCAGGGCGTTGCCGCCTTCGTGCGTGCACGACTTCCCTCTCTGGAGGTGGTCGTGGCCGCTCAGGCCGAAGCGGCCCGCGAGATCCTGGCATTGCGCGGCGCCCCCTCGATCGCACTGGTGGACTACTGGATTGCCCACGATACGACGCTGGACCTGGTGACCGACCTGCGCGCGCGCTTCCCGGCCACGCCTGTGGCCGTGATGAGCGGCGATGATGATCCGGCGGTGGTGGCGCAGGTGCGTGCAGCGGGAGCCCACGGCTTCATCCACAAGCAAGAGCCGCCGGAGGTCGTGGCCCAGGCGGTCGAGGCTCTGCTGGGGGGCCTGGCCTGGTTTCAGCCACTTCCGCATCCCGCTTCGCCGGTACGGTCGCGCGAGATTCCAGTGAGCCCCGCCGAACTGGGCCTTTCCACGCGGCAGGGTGAGATCCTCGCCCTGGTGCTTCAGGGCTTTCCCAACAAGCGGATTGCCCGCGAGTACGACTTGTCGGAAAGTACCGTGAAAGAACACATGACCGCCATCCTGCAACGGCTGGGCGCCCGCACGCGGGTGGAAGTCATTACGCAGCTGCGCGGGCGCCGGCTGGTGCTGCCACCGGCGCCGGCCGACTGA